The following are encoded in a window of Sphaerisporangium siamense genomic DNA:
- a CDS encoding DUF2398 family protein, whose product MTPARAARDVQPADLGSYQQAVRRVMTCDLITAARPRAGVLDNVLRWADEMARDFRELFGYTLIATTHQVRLVRRLDTLDPTQRSVFARKGRPFDRRRLAYLCLVLASFQRSRIEISLADLVRAFTPSANAIDGLGFDPTVGAHKAAVVDVLDWLVDRGALRLSDGSLESWVRDTENGDALYDIDHEVCGVLFRPARPPQHLTSVAGLLTEPPAPDMSRTAAARRARRLLLEHPVVYYADLTPEVAAALREPGLAEDVARFTGLVVERRAEGVMLADTAGVFTDRPFPGRGGAVNRTAGLLLAKIADLLEDPAHTPVLLPVPSPADEHAALLGRVDAGLPRHGVVAELAWAPDPGPARDEGPAAEAPLVELSVLDVMMDELFDEFGAASFSGVWQHDPRGLLSAALAFLADLSLVRPVPGGVLVLPAAYRYRNIRAALPERPQDDRLPLELPGMTDTSVSDEEPRP is encoded by the coding sequence ATGACGCCGGCGCGGGCGGCACGGGATGTCCAGCCCGCCGACCTCGGGTCCTACCAGCAGGCGGTGCGGCGGGTCATGACCTGTGACCTGATAACCGCCGCGCGCCCGCGCGCCGGCGTGCTCGACAACGTGCTGCGCTGGGCCGACGAGATGGCCCGCGACTTCCGCGAGCTGTTCGGCTACACGCTGATCGCCACGACCCACCAGGTACGGCTCGTGCGCAGGCTGGACACGCTCGACCCCACCCAGCGGTCCGTCTTCGCCAGGAAGGGCAGGCCGTTCGACCGCCGCAGGCTGGCCTACCTGTGCCTGGTGCTCGCCTCCTTCCAGCGCTCCCGCATCGAGATCAGCCTGGCCGATCTCGTCCGGGCCTTCACCCCCTCCGCCAACGCCATCGACGGTCTCGGGTTCGACCCCACGGTCGGCGCGCACAAAGCCGCCGTCGTGGACGTCCTGGACTGGCTGGTCGACCGCGGCGCGCTTCGTCTGTCCGACGGCTCCCTGGAGTCCTGGGTACGCGACACCGAGAACGGCGACGCGCTCTACGACATCGACCACGAGGTGTGCGGGGTGCTGTTCCGTCCGGCGCGGCCGCCGCAACACCTCACCAGCGTGGCCGGCCTGCTCACCGAGCCGCCCGCGCCGGACATGTCCCGGACGGCGGCCGCGCGCCGCGCCCGGCGGCTGCTGCTGGAACACCCCGTCGTCTACTACGCCGACCTCACCCCCGAGGTCGCCGCCGCGCTGCGCGAGCCGGGCCTCGCCGAGGACGTCGCGCGCTTCACCGGGCTGGTCGTCGAGCGGCGCGCGGAGGGCGTCATGCTGGCGGACACCGCCGGGGTCTTCACCGACCGCCCGTTCCCCGGACGGGGCGGCGCCGTGAACCGCACCGCGGGACTGTTGCTCGCGAAGATCGCCGACCTGCTCGAAGACCCCGCGCACACCCCGGTACTCCTCCCGGTCCCGTCGCCCGCCGACGAGCACGCCGCGCTCCTGGGGCGGGTGGACGCCGGGCTTCCCCGGCACGGCGTCGTCGCCGAGCTGGCCTGGGCCCCCGACCCCGGCCCCGCACGTGACGAGGGCCCGGCCGCCGAGGCGCCGCTGGTGGAGCTCAGCGTGCTCGACGTGATGATGGACGAGCTGTTCGACGAGTTCGGGGCCGCCTCGTTCAGCGGCGTCTGGCAGCACGACCCCCGCGGCCTGCTGTCGGCCGCCCTGGCCTTCCTCGCCGACCTGTCGCTGGTCCGCCCGGTCCCCGGCGGCGTCCTGGTGCTGCCGGCCGCGTACCGGTACCGCAACATCAGGGCGGCCCTGCCGGAGCGGCCGCAGGACGACCGGCTTCCGCTGGAACTGCCCGGCATGACCGACACATCCGTGAGCGACGAGGAGCCCCGGCCATGA
- a CDS encoding SbcC/MukB-like Walker B domain-containing protein → MTDRFKPTRAGVINVWDYVDEEFVFADGRLVLRGHNGSGKTKALEVLFPFILDGVADARRLDPFSGENRTMKSNLLYRGQEAEYGYVWMEFARVPGETRRPAESTGTGGNAGSSGTAETVTLIIGLRAHRNRDGVRSSFFVTGQRLGVDFGLLAPDGRPLTENQLKAILEPGAFSATATEYRAAVDSRLFGLGRERYGQLLDLLLALRRPLLAKDLDPGKVSDTLTSGLSPVDDILVDQAARDFENLAAVQRQFDDFAIADTAVRAFLADYTEYLRTHATYRLGRITAASGVAVEHARAVALAAAELRRAGDAHERAARARELAETERQGLEAREAALRAHDAYRAQSRLELQRRQIARGRDEIAAERRRLSGAAGDLEELAREAGEIADRLERATVTTARLSTELTEAAERAGIAFDGDGTADTGDDLPVTAKARAAARRDDVGEARHRLRLAEEADLRRRRADEELADAATAVTDGEVQCAEAETRLGEARAATREALRRWAGQWPDGRTAEPPAATAAVDAGTIAAALEDGFGTAVSRDGVAVSTVAGPGDVEALSEAVERLGEPGAPTLLEVFAARTDGRRLECAAHVERLRAQIISLDAELERLSGERAEIEAERDDAPPSGDLRTAAREGRPGAPLWRLARFAESVEARRAAGVEGALYGAGMLTAWVHPDPELTTAAVMAAESDGYLVPLPPEHRPDGPTLADVLVPDDQDLVPAEVITAVLRSVALTDELTGLPAGVASVVTAGAQFGHGVLVGARPKEAPEYIGATNRANRRRERLAEYDALIAGHRKEREVTAGELARAGAALEDFRRARDTLPAIEPISRAVRGLAHQSTLLAAARTTWERRRKALDSAVAEVDAQRRRLRQVAAERGTPTEADAIDAVARAVDDFERVAHALHAERRQAVTVERDLAARQASVARQRERHATETAALQVKENEHNVAVEELAAYEEALDAPLKEVIAQLDEVERLLKEVRARESEAVAEVSREHDAVIRAENDLKHGSTSLAESFDHLFEHTTSFAPYAHDGLRLMLGVSATTPWPADADRFDPIRAAESVVTTLARTPAAAPPPSGDSPDTGAGRVDEVVWAALPGGVAGLLDEFRGALGGGRAVSEGALKQASSRMSAALRVFQEALDSCGEDYRLDHDPGAAGVVMVYVNDEGGRNPVAAFARRIADRVGEQGVLLEERERTVLENELLAGLAQQIHDRVLAARDLVVGMNDDLRSRRMSSGTGIGIRWSRSDKITDRQRAAARLLERDAQGLGPTGLAELRALLREMIREYRAAHPRATYRQALAEVLDYRAWYTFELRLVVPGEEEVRLTKAKHEQMSGGEKSAAIHLPLFAAANALYSSAKPTCPRTIALDEAFAGIDDRYKPELLGLTVTFGLDLFMTGHDLWVHFDTVPMAAHYDMHHDKGAHTVSAMLMVWDGTHTIDADAAFSGNDDLATTLLGIRPSRLTPTSAANPLLAALESLSVPDSPGDEDHVRGGDV, encoded by the coding sequence ATGACCGACCGGTTCAAGCCCACCCGCGCCGGGGTGATCAACGTCTGGGACTACGTGGACGAGGAGTTCGTCTTCGCCGACGGCCGCCTCGTGCTGCGCGGGCACAACGGCTCCGGCAAGACCAAGGCGCTGGAGGTGCTGTTCCCCTTCATCCTGGACGGCGTCGCCGACGCCCGGCGCCTCGACCCGTTCAGCGGCGAGAACCGCACGATGAAGTCCAACCTGCTGTACCGCGGTCAGGAAGCCGAGTACGGCTACGTCTGGATGGAGTTCGCCCGCGTCCCGGGCGAGACCCGCCGGCCCGCCGAGAGCACCGGGACCGGGGGGAACGCCGGGTCTTCCGGCACCGCGGAAACCGTCACGCTGATCATCGGGCTGCGCGCGCACCGCAACCGCGACGGCGTGCGCAGCTCGTTCTTCGTCACCGGCCAACGGCTCGGCGTCGACTTCGGCCTGCTGGCGCCGGACGGCCGGCCGCTCACGGAGAACCAGCTCAAGGCGATCCTCGAACCGGGCGCGTTCTCCGCCACCGCCACCGAATACCGCGCCGCCGTGGACTCGCGGCTGTTCGGGCTCGGCCGCGAGCGCTACGGCCAGCTCCTGGACCTGCTGCTGGCCCTGCGCCGCCCGCTGCTGGCCAAGGATCTCGACCCCGGCAAGGTCTCCGACACGCTCACCTCCGGGCTGAGCCCCGTGGACGACATCCTCGTCGACCAGGCGGCCCGCGACTTCGAGAACCTCGCCGCCGTGCAGAGGCAGTTCGACGACTTCGCCATCGCCGACACGGCCGTGCGCGCCTTCCTCGCCGACTACACCGAATACCTGCGCACCCACGCCACCTACCGGCTCGGGCGCATCACCGCGGCGAGCGGCGTCGCCGTCGAGCACGCCCGCGCCGTTGCCCTGGCCGCCGCCGAGCTGCGCCGCGCGGGCGACGCCCACGAGCGGGCCGCCCGCGCCCGCGAGCTGGCCGAGACCGAACGGCAGGGACTGGAGGCCCGGGAGGCCGCGCTGCGCGCGCACGACGCCTACCGGGCGCAGAGCCGGCTGGAACTCCAGCGCCGGCAGATCGCCAGAGGCCGCGACGAGATCGCCGCCGAACGCCGCCGCCTCTCCGGAGCCGCCGGCGACCTGGAGGAGCTGGCGCGCGAGGCCGGCGAGATCGCCGACCGGCTCGAACGCGCCACCGTCACCACGGCCCGACTGTCCACCGAGCTGACCGAGGCGGCCGAACGCGCGGGCATCGCCTTCGACGGTGACGGCACCGCGGACACCGGCGACGATCTCCCGGTCACGGCCAAGGCACGCGCCGCGGCCCGCCGCGACGACGTCGGAGAGGCGCGCCACCGGCTCCGCCTCGCCGAGGAGGCCGACCTGCGGCGCCGCCGCGCCGACGAGGAACTGGCCGACGCCGCGACGGCGGTCACGGACGGCGAAGTCCAGTGCGCGGAGGCCGAGACCCGCCTCGGCGAGGCCCGCGCCGCCACTCGCGAGGCGCTGCGGCGCTGGGCCGGCCAGTGGCCCGACGGCCGGACGGCCGAACCTCCGGCGGCGACGGCGGCCGTCGACGCCGGGACCATCGCGGCGGCGCTGGAGGACGGCTTCGGTACCGCCGTGTCGCGGGACGGTGTCGCGGTTTCCACGGTGGCCGGTCCCGGGGATGTGGAGGCGTTGAGTGAGGCCGTCGAGCGGCTCGGCGAGCCGGGCGCGCCGACGTTGCTGGAGGTTTTCGCGGCGCGGACGGACGGGCGGCGGTTGGAGTGCGCCGCTCACGTCGAACGGCTCCGGGCTCAGATCATCAGCCTGGACGCCGAGCTGGAGCGTCTGAGCGGGGAGCGCGCCGAGATCGAGGCCGAGCGCGACGACGCCCCGCCCTCCGGCGACCTGCGCACCGCGGCGCGCGAGGGCCGGCCCGGTGCGCCCCTGTGGCGGCTGGCGAGGTTCGCGGAGTCGGTCGAGGCCCGCCGGGCGGCGGGCGTCGAGGGCGCTTTGTACGGGGCGGGCATGCTGACGGCCTGGGTGCACCCCGATCCCGAGCTCACCACCGCCGCGGTAATGGCCGCGGAGTCCGACGGCTATCTCGTGCCGCTACCACCGGAGCACCGCCCGGACGGTCCCACCCTCGCCGACGTCCTCGTGCCGGACGATCAGGACCTGGTACCCGCCGAGGTGATCACGGCAGTGCTGCGTTCGGTCGCCCTGACCGACGAACTGACCGGGCTTCCCGCGGGCGTCGCGTCTGTGGTCACGGCGGGGGCGCAGTTCGGCCACGGCGTGCTCGTCGGGGCGCGGCCCAAGGAGGCCCCCGAGTACATCGGCGCGACCAATCGGGCCAACCGGAGGCGTGAACGCCTCGCCGAGTACGACGCGCTCATCGCCGGTCACAGGAAGGAGCGCGAGGTCACGGCGGGAGAGCTGGCGCGGGCGGGCGCGGCGCTGGAGGACTTTCGCCGCGCCCGGGACACACTGCCCGCCATCGAGCCGATCAGCCGGGCCGTGCGCGGGCTCGCGCACCAGTCCACCTTGCTGGCCGCCGCGCGTACGACGTGGGAGCGGCGCCGTAAGGCTCTGGACTCGGCGGTCGCCGAGGTGGACGCCCAGCGCCGCCGCCTGCGCCAGGTGGCCGCCGAGCGTGGCACCCCGACTGAGGCGGACGCCATCGACGCGGTCGCGCGGGCGGTAGACGACTTCGAGCGCGTCGCGCACGCCCTGCACGCCGAACGCCGGCAGGCGGTGACCGTCGAGCGGGACCTCGCCGCGCGCCAGGCGTCGGTCGCGCGGCAGCGGGAACGGCATGCCACCGAGACCGCGGCGCTTCAGGTCAAGGAGAACGAGCACAACGTGGCCGTGGAGGAGCTCGCGGCGTACGAGGAGGCGCTCGACGCCCCGCTCAAAGAGGTGATCGCCCAGCTCGACGAGGTGGAGCGGCTGCTGAAGGAGGTCCGGGCGCGGGAGTCCGAGGCCGTGGCGGAGGTGTCCCGCGAGCACGACGCGGTGATCAGGGCCGAGAACGACCTCAAGCACGGGAGTACGTCTCTCGCCGAGTCCTTTGACCACCTGTTCGAGCACACGACGTCGTTCGCCCCGTACGCCCATGACGGCCTGCGCCTGATGCTGGGCGTCTCCGCCACCACCCCCTGGCCCGCCGACGCCGACCGCTTCGACCCGATCAGAGCCGCCGAGTCCGTCGTCACCACCCTCGCCCGCACTCCTGCCGCGGCCCCGCCGCCCTCCGGCGATTCGCCCGATACCGGGGCGGGCCGGGTGGATGAGGTGGTGTGGGCGGCGCTGCCGGGTGGGGTGGCTGGGTTGCTGGACGAATTCCGGGGGGCGCTCGGCGGAGGGCGGGCCGTTTCCGAGGGCGCGCTGAAGCAGGCGTCCAGCCGGATGTCGGCCGCGTTGCGGGTGTTCCAGGAGGCGCTCGACTCGTGCGGTGAGGACTACCGGCTCGACCACGACCCGGGCGCGGCCGGGGTCGTCATGGTGTACGTGAACGACGAGGGCGGGCGCAACCCCGTCGCCGCCTTCGCGCGGCGCATCGCCGACCGCGTCGGGGAGCAGGGGGTGCTGCTGGAGGAGCGCGAGCGCACCGTCCTGGAGAACGAGCTGCTCGCCGGCCTCGCCCAGCAGATCCATGACCGCGTCCTGGCCGCCAGGGACCTCGTCGTCGGCATGAACGACGACCTGCGGTCCCGCCGGATGTCCTCGGGGACGGGCATCGGCATCCGCTGGAGCCGCTCTGACAAGATCACCGACCGGCAGCGCGCCGCCGCGCGGCTCCTGGAACGCGACGCGCAGGGGCTCGGCCCGACGGGGCTGGCCGAGCTGCGCGCCCTGCTGCGCGAGATGATCCGCGAATACCGCGCCGCCCATCCCCGCGCCACCTACCGGCAGGCGCTGGCGGAGGTCCTGGACTACCGCGCCTGGTACACCTTCGAGCTGCGGCTCGTGGTGCCCGGCGAGGAGGAGGTGCGGCTGACCAAGGCCAAACACGAGCAGATGTCCGGCGGCGAGAAGTCGGCGGCCATCCATCTCCCGCTGTTCGCGGCGGCGAACGCCCTGTACTCCTCGGCCAAGCCGACCTGCCCGCGGACGATCGCGCTGGACGAGGCGTTCGCCGGCATCGACGACCGCTACAAGCCCGAGCTTCTCGGCCTGACCGTCACATTCGGCCTCGACCTCTTCATGACCGGCCACGACCTCTGGGTGCACTTCGACACCGTGCCCATGGCCGCCCACTACGACATGCACCACGACAAGGGCGCCCACACGGTCTCGGCCATGCTGATGGTCTGGGACGGCACGCACACGATCGACGCCGACGCCGCCTTCTCCGGCAACGACGACCTGGCCACGACCCTCCTCGGCATCCGCCCGAGCCGCCTCACCCCCACCTCCGCGGCCAACCCCTTGCTCGCCGCACTGGAGTCATTGAGCGTCCCTGACTCCCCCGGCGATGAGGACCACGTCCGCGGCGGTGATGTATGA
- a CDS encoding TIGR02679 family protein, with product MSVGYGIEGLAGDAYKRLFGNARKALERNGGDLGGTTSVPDPTDEERNKIHGLLGGPHPRPGARRIVIPLAKLDTAVRVSTGLGLIDFLEHAGDGLRDRPAEIAASAAARAAALREARSSSLYESRAWYAAWLEALARDGTLTRLLRGSGAAPVLIQAIRVLERLEDRQGVDTPITPSDLAAEVTRDPHALDHGGTLPTLVLCALALREDVQKPRTAEERRELWEAAGVVLDDLASRVLVLNLPARGEGLGEWLTGAAQYGTPFQVTLHQLTTLPITVSVPVVHVCENPAVLRRAAAELGDGASPLICTEGRPSTAFHRLARAVVAGGGVLRYHGDFDWPGVAIAASVMERHGARPWRMSAADYLAGLRHEGDEVPLTGRRRDTPWDPALAEAMERHGRAVYEESVAENLIADLARRPPGAASTV from the coding sequence ATGAGCGTGGGATACGGAATCGAGGGGTTGGCCGGGGATGCCTACAAGCGGCTCTTCGGCAACGCGCGCAAGGCGCTCGAACGAAACGGCGGAGACCTCGGCGGCACGACCAGCGTGCCCGATCCGACCGATGAGGAGCGCAACAAGATCCATGGTCTGCTGGGCGGTCCCCATCCTCGCCCGGGAGCGCGGCGTATCGTCATCCCGCTCGCCAAGCTCGATACCGCCGTTCGGGTCTCGACCGGACTCGGTTTGATCGATTTCCTGGAGCATGCGGGGGATGGCCTGCGTGACCGTCCGGCGGAGATCGCGGCGTCGGCGGCCGCCCGCGCCGCGGCTCTGCGCGAGGCCCGGAGCAGCTCGCTGTATGAGTCCCGCGCGTGGTACGCCGCCTGGCTGGAGGCGCTTGCACGAGATGGCACACTGACCCGGCTGCTGCGGGGTTCCGGCGCGGCTCCCGTTCTCATCCAGGCCATCCGCGTCCTGGAACGCCTGGAGGACCGCCAAGGCGTGGACACGCCGATCACGCCCAGCGATCTCGCCGCCGAGGTCACCCGGGACCCCCACGCGCTCGACCACGGCGGGACGCTGCCTACGCTGGTCCTGTGCGCGCTCGCCCTGCGCGAGGACGTTCAGAAGCCTCGTACGGCCGAGGAGCGGCGCGAACTGTGGGAAGCCGCCGGCGTCGTTCTGGACGATCTCGCGAGTCGGGTCCTGGTGCTCAATCTTCCCGCTCGAGGTGAGGGACTCGGCGAGTGGCTGACCGGCGCGGCCCAGTACGGCACGCCGTTCCAGGTCACCCTGCACCAGCTCACCACCCTGCCGATCACGGTGTCCGTACCGGTTGTCCATGTATGCGAGAACCCGGCCGTGCTGCGGCGCGCCGCCGCCGAGCTGGGCGACGGCGCGTCCCCGCTGATCTGCACCGAGGGTCGTCCTTCGACGGCCTTCCACCGCCTCGCCAGGGCCGTCGTCGCCGGGGGAGGAGTCCTGCGATATCACGGCGATTTCGACTGGCCCGGCGTCGCCATCGCCGCGTCCGTGATGGAACGCCACGGGGCGCGCCCCTGGCGCATGTCCGCGGCGGATTATCTCGCCGGTCTCCGGCACGAGGGGGACGAGGTGCCGCTGACCGGCCGTCGCCGCGACACGCCATGGGATCCGGCGCTGGCCGAGGCGATGGAGCGCCACGGCCGCGCCGTCTACGAGGAATCGGTGGCCGAGAATCTGATCGCCGATCTGGCACGGAGACCGCCGGGCGCCGCATCCACTGTCTGA
- a CDS encoding ABC transporter permease, with protein sequence MPPDLRKPQPPHVQLLDLLLVQLSNYRWSWRGMIVTGVFAPMMSTIGLGLLARQGAPENLVYVLTGSVVLSLMFQNQNNVAGNFAFMKAMGTLDFFATLPVYRALVVVATVLAFFLLSIPSLLVTVVFGALFLGVPLHVSPLALLVVPLCVLPMAGIGALIGILTRTPEEAGSASLLVTIVLLFMGPVILPPATLPGWLLTLSHVSPTGYAASAIRQVTFGPVSGRLMLDVAVLTTLTLLSLWLVTRRVSWQER encoded by the coding sequence ATGCCTCCTGACCTCAGAAAGCCCCAGCCCCCGCACGTCCAGCTTCTCGACCTGCTGCTCGTCCAGCTCTCGAACTACCGGTGGTCGTGGCGCGGAATGATCGTCACCGGCGTCTTCGCGCCGATGATGAGCACCATCGGACTGGGACTGCTCGCCCGGCAGGGCGCGCCGGAGAATCTCGTCTACGTGCTGACCGGCAGCGTCGTGCTGTCCCTGATGTTCCAGAACCAGAACAACGTGGCCGGAAACTTCGCCTTCATGAAGGCCATGGGCACGCTGGACTTCTTCGCGACCCTGCCCGTGTACCGCGCCCTCGTCGTCGTCGCGACCGTGCTGGCGTTCTTCCTCCTCTCCATCCCCTCGCTGCTCGTGACGGTCGTCTTCGGGGCCCTGTTCCTCGGCGTGCCGCTGCACGTCAGCCCGCTGGCCCTCCTCGTCGTCCCGCTGTGCGTGCTGCCGATGGCCGGCATCGGCGCGCTCATCGGCATCCTCACCCGCACCCCCGAGGAGGCAGGCTCCGCCAGCCTCCTGGTGACGATCGTTCTGCTCTTCATGGGCCCGGTGATCCTGCCCCCCGCCACCCTCCCAGGCTGGCTGCTGACCCTCAGCCACGTCAGCCCCACCGGCTACGCCGCCTCCGCGATCCGCCAGGTCACCTTCGGCCCCGTATCCGGGCGGCTCATGCTGGACGTCGCGGTACTCACCACGCTCACCCTGCTCAGCCTGTGGCTGGTCACCCGCAGGGTGAGCTGGCAGGAAAGGTAG
- a CDS encoding ABC transporter ATP-binding protein, whose product MADIAYDVRNLVKVYPKQPGPAVDDVTFRIDEGEIFGLLGDNGAGKTTLVRQMVNLLRPTSGSIALFGRDIREDPRHVPALVGYMPQSSAALNRLTVGEAMYVTGHLRGLARRAAARERDLLLEELRIGPIRHKSSARLSGGQRRLLQLGVAMAGHPPVLILDEPTNDLDPVNRKHVWDVLRRWNAEHGTTIVLITHDAMEAEKVIQRVGIVQRGRFTALGTPRELKKAIALQVRVELSFEPGDPPGLPAGMVPWREGTDFLSLMVDHADTPELLAGLDFAKVTDIRLHSATLEDLYLHYAS is encoded by the coding sequence ATGGCCGACATCGCCTACGACGTGCGCAACCTGGTGAAGGTCTACCCGAAACAGCCCGGCCCCGCCGTCGACGACGTCACCTTCCGGATAGACGAGGGCGAGATATTCGGGCTGCTCGGCGACAACGGCGCGGGGAAGACCACGCTGGTCCGCCAGATGGTGAACCTCCTGCGCCCGACTTCGGGCAGCATCGCGCTCTTCGGCCGCGACATCCGCGAGGACCCGCGCCATGTGCCGGCCCTGGTCGGCTACATGCCGCAGAGCAGCGCCGCGCTCAACAGGCTCACCGTCGGCGAGGCGATGTACGTCACCGGCCACCTGCGCGGGCTCGCCAGGAGGGCGGCCGCGCGCGAGCGCGACCTGCTGCTGGAGGAGCTGCGCATCGGGCCCATCCGCCACAAGTCCAGCGCGCGGCTGTCCGGCGGCCAGCGCCGGCTGCTGCAGCTCGGCGTCGCGATGGCCGGGCACCCGCCGGTGCTGATCCTGGACGAGCCCACCAACGACCTCGATCCGGTCAACAGGAAGCACGTCTGGGACGTGCTGCGGCGGTGGAACGCCGAGCACGGCACCACGATCGTGCTGATCACGCACGACGCCATGGAGGCCGAGAAGGTCATCCAGCGGGTGGGCATCGTGCAGCGGGGCCGGTTCACCGCGCTCGGCACGCCGCGCGAGCTGAAGAAGGCCATCGCGCTCCAGGTGCGCGTGGAGCTGTCGTTCGAGCCCGGGGACCCACCCGGCCTGCCCGCCGGAATGGTGCCCTGGCGTGAGGGAACCGACTTCCTGTCACTGATGGTGGACCACGCCGACACGCCGGAACTGCTGGCGGGACTCGACTTCGCCAAGGTCACGGACATCCGCCTGCACTCGGCCACCCTAGAGGACCTGTACCTCCACTATGCCTCCTGA
- a CDS encoding TetR/AcrR family transcriptional regulator has product MPKPTDTKRRIQAAARELFARQGVQKTSLQEIANRLGITKPALYYHFSSREELVRSIVQPLVDDGEAFLTRQEALGAIEPRALLEDYFDFNLRHRDVIVLIFAEATTLADLGLFDMVLKWRERIIILLQGPEPTLAEATRAVVALGGLQDCTIQFPDAPADELRRASVDAACAALGLRP; this is encoded by the coding sequence GTGCCCAAGCCCACCGACACAAAACGGCGCATCCAGGCCGCCGCCCGTGAGCTGTTCGCCCGCCAAGGCGTGCAGAAGACGAGCCTGCAAGAGATCGCGAACCGGCTGGGCATCACCAAGCCCGCGCTGTACTACCACTTCTCCTCACGTGAGGAACTGGTGCGCAGCATCGTGCAGCCCCTCGTCGACGACGGCGAGGCGTTCCTCACCCGGCAGGAGGCCCTCGGCGCGATCGAACCACGCGCGCTGCTGGAGGATTACTTCGACTTCAACCTGCGGCACCGCGACGTCATCGTGCTCATCTTCGCCGAGGCCACCACACTCGCCGACCTGGGGCTGTTCGACATGGTGCTGAAGTGGCGCGAGCGGATCATCATCCTGCTCCAAGGACCCGAGCCCACCCTGGCCGAGGCCACCCGTGCGGTCGTGGCGCTCGGCGGCCTGCAGGACTGCACGATCCAGTTCCCCGACGCGCCCGCCGACGAGTTACGACGCGCCTCGGTGGACGCCGCCTGCGCGGCCCTCGGCCTCCGCCCCTGA
- a CDS encoding FAD-dependent monooxygenase, producing the protein MRVLVSGASVAGPVLAYWLTRYGFDVTVVERAPTLRKTGGHAVDLFRPALAITERMGVLPRVQELATGTTRMTVLREGARRPVGIDLTKIFSAASDRHVEIMRDDLSEIYYDATREDVEYLFGDSIAAIGPEGEVEFDGGPPRRFDLVVGADGLHSNVRRLVFGPESRYSAFIGAYLAVLTMPGDAADGPARGEYASHLGAGRTAGVYRARSTGDARAVFLFRSERELEYHYRDVPRQKELLREAFQGMHPDVDGWLGELDRTPAFYFDSITQLRMDTWSSGRVTLVGDAAYCPGPAVGGSTSLAVLGAYVLAGELAEAGGDHTRAFAAYEREMAEPVRGSRAFALGAARTLIPRSRLGVTGLLAGGRLVSVLPAAAGRALGLLNSSGIRLHDSMTVKHYAGPVYGKHGG; encoded by the coding sequence ATGCGCGTGTTAGTGTCCGGCGCCAGCGTCGCCGGTCCCGTCCTCGCCTACTGGCTCACCCGGTACGGCTTCGACGTCACCGTGGTCGAGCGGGCTCCCACGCTGCGCAAGACGGGCGGCCACGCGGTCGACCTGTTCCGCCCCGCCCTGGCCATCACCGAGAGGATGGGCGTGCTGCCCCGCGTCCAGGAGCTGGCCACCGGCACCACCCGGATGACGGTCCTGCGCGAGGGCGCGCGCCGCCCGGTCGGCATCGACCTCACCAAGATCTTCAGCGCCGCCTCCGACCGGCACGTCGAGATCATGCGCGACGACCTGAGCGAGATCTATTACGACGCGACCCGTGAGGACGTCGAGTACCTCTTCGGCGACTCCATCGCCGCCATCGGCCCGGAGGGCGAGGTGGAGTTCGACGGCGGGCCGCCGCGCCGCTTCGACCTGGTGGTCGGCGCGGACGGGCTCCATTCCAACGTCCGCCGGCTGGTCTTCGGCCCCGAGTCCCGCTACAGCGCGTTCATCGGCGCCTACCTCGCCGTCCTCACGATGCCGGGGGACGCCGCCGACGGGCCGGCACGCGGCGAGTACGCCAGCCACCTCGGCGCCGGCCGCACGGCCGGGGTCTACCGGGCCCGCAGCACCGGCGACGCGCGGGCGGTGTTCCTGTTCAGGAGCGAACGCGAGCTGGAGTACCACTACCGGGACGTGCCCCGGCAGAAGGAACTGCTGCGCGAGGCGTTCCAGGGCATGCACCCCGACGTGGACGGCTGGCTCGGCGAGCTGGACCGTACCCCGGCGTTCTACTTCGACTCCATCACCCAGCTCCGCATGGACACCTGGTCGTCCGGCCGCGTGACGCTCGTGGGCGACGCGGCCTACTGCCCGGGCCCCGCCGTCGGCGGCAGCACCAGCCTGGCCGTGCTCGGCGCCTACGTCTTGGCCGGCGAGCTGGCCGAGGCCGGCGGCGACCACACGCGGGCCTTCGCCGCCTACGAGCGCGAGATGGCGGAGCCGGTGCGGGGCAGCCGCGCGTTCGCGCTGGGCGCGGCGCGCACCCTCATCCCGCGTTCCCGCCTCGGGGTCACGGGCCTTCTCGCCGGAGGACGTCTCGTCTCCGTGCTCCCGGCCGCCGCCGGCCGGGCCCTCGGGCTGCTCAACTCCTCAGGCATTCGCCTTCACGACTCGATGACCGTCAAGCATTACGCCGGCCCGGTGTACGGAAAACACGGCGGGTGA